One genomic segment of Rubeoparvulum massiliense includes these proteins:
- the lepB gene encoding signal peptidase I: MENADSPKVKRGSKQKEFFFVLLMLTLAILFRIFIFSPYEVDGASMETTIHNHEKVMVNKWTYYWREPVHDEIIVFQANEKERYIKRVIGLPGDVIQIAHGDVYRNGEELEEPYLETLRSYYEDQGIPFTIYGNEQEEHTLIVPQGYLFVLGDNRRGSKDSRDPNVGFISINSVIGKAEVVIWPLTSIRPLH; the protein is encoded by the coding sequence ATGGAGAATGCCGATAGTCCAAAAGTAAAGAGGGGTTCTAAGCAGAAAGAATTCTTCTTTGTACTCCTCATGCTTACACTCGCCATTCTGTTTCGGATCTTCATCTTTTCACCCTATGAGGTAGATGGAGCTTCCATGGAAACCACGATCCATAATCATGAAAAGGTGATGGTGAATAAGTGGACATACTATTGGCGTGAACCAGTTCATGATGAGATTATTGTTTTTCAGGCTAACGAAAAGGAACGCTATATCAAGCGCGTAATCGGCCTTCCAGGCGATGTCATTCAGATCGCCCATGGTGATGTGTACCGAAATGGCGAAGAACTAGAAGAGCCCTATTTAGAGACACTACGTAGCTATTATGAAGACCAGGGAATTCCCTTCACCATCTATGGAAATGAGCAGGAAGAGCATACGCTCATTGTCCCACAAGGTTATCTCTTTGTACTAGGAGATAATCGGAGAGGAAGCAAGGATAGTCGCGATCCTAATGTAGGTTTTATCTCCATTAATTCTGTAATCGGAAAAGCTGAGGTGGTCATTTGGCCCCTTACTTCCATCCGTCCTTTACACTGA
- the rplS gene encoding 50S ribosomal protein L19, translated as MDIIRELEKEQFKEVPDFRPGDTVRVHVKVIEGQRERIQVYEGVVIKRKGTGVRETFTVRKISYGVGVERTFPVHSPKVANIEVKRRGKVRRAKLYYLRERHGKAARIKEKM; from the coding sequence ATGGATATTATCCGTGAACTTGAAAAAGAGCAATTTAAAGAGGTTCCTGATTTTCGCCCTGGTGATACCGTTCGTGTTCACGTAAAGGTTATTGAAGGCCAGCGTGAACGGATTCAGGTATATGAAGGCGTTGTAATTAAACGCAAAGGAACTGGGGTTCGCGAAACTTTCACTGTTCGTAAGATCTCTTACGGTGTCGGTGTAGAACGGACATTCCCTGTTCATTCACCAAAAGTCGCCAACATCGAAGTAAAACGGCGTGGTAAGGTTCGTCGTGCTAAACTTTACTATTTGCGTGAGCGTCATGGTAAAGCTGCACGTATTAAAGAGAAGATGTAA
- the ffh gene encoding signal recognition particle protein, with the protein MAFEGLASRLQETMRKLRGKGKVTEADVTEMLREVRLALLEADVNFKVVKQFLNQVKERAIGQEVLKSLTPGQQVIKVVHEELTQLMGGTQSKIATAPKPPTVIMMVGLQGAGKTTHSGKLARYLSKQNRRPLLVAADVYRPAAIKQLQVLGEQLSIPVFSMGADVSPVNIAKAAIAHAKEEHYDYVIIDTAGRLHIDEQLMEELTQIEAAVQPQEILLVIDAMTGQDAVNVAEHFNEKLKLTGVILTKLDGDTRGGAAISVKAVTGCPIKFAGMGEKLDALEPFHPERMASRILGMGDVLTLIEKAQEVVDQEKAAELERKMRTLDFTFDDFLEQMEQVRNMGPLDEIIGMIPGMNKMKGMKDLQLDEKQLARVEAIIKSMTKEEKKNPSILNANRRRRIAQGSGTSVSDVNRLLKQFEDMKKMMKQMSNMTKGKKKKSGFKFPFFS; encoded by the coding sequence ATGGCTTTTGAAGGTCTCGCCAGCCGGTTACAGGAGACGATGCGCAAGCTTCGTGGCAAAGGAAAAGTGACCGAAGCGGATGTAACAGAAATGCTACGAGAAGTTCGCTTAGCCTTATTGGAAGCCGATGTGAACTTTAAAGTAGTAAAGCAATTTTTGAATCAGGTCAAGGAGCGCGCCATTGGCCAGGAAGTATTAAAAAGTCTTACCCCTGGCCAACAAGTAATCAAGGTGGTCCATGAAGAATTGACACAATTGATGGGTGGAACCCAAAGCAAGATTGCCACAGCACCAAAACCACCAACTGTGATCATGATGGTGGGCCTGCAAGGGGCAGGGAAGACCACCCATTCTGGTAAATTGGCACGCTATTTATCGAAGCAAAATCGTCGTCCTTTGCTGGTAGCAGCTGACGTCTATCGCCCAGCAGCGATTAAACAGTTACAGGTCCTTGGTGAACAACTCTCAATTCCCGTCTTTTCCATGGGTGCTGATGTGAGTCCTGTCAATATCGCCAAAGCTGCCATCGCTCACGCGAAGGAAGAGCATTATGATTATGTCATTATCGATACAGCAGGTCGCTTGCATATTGATGAGCAGCTAATGGAAGAATTGACACAGATCGAAGCAGCTGTTCAACCACAGGAGATTCTCCTCGTTATCGATGCGATGACCGGACAAGATGCTGTTAATGTAGCAGAGCATTTCAATGAAAAGCTAAAGTTGACAGGGGTTATTTTAACGAAGCTAGATGGAGATACACGCGGTGGTGCGGCCATCTCTGTTAAGGCAGTCACTGGTTGCCCGATTAAGTTCGCGGGGATGGGAGAAAAGCTCGATGCCTTAGAACCCTTCCATCCTGAACGGATGGCTTCACGGATTCTTGGAATGGGCGATGTTCTGACGCTGATTGAAAAAGCACAGGAAGTTGTGGATCAAGAGAAGGCGGCAGAATTAGAGCGCAAGATGCGGACCCTTGATTTCACCTTTGATGACTTTCTTGAGCAGATGGAGCAGGTTCGCAATATGGGACCGCTTGATGAGATTATCGGCATGATTCCAGGGATGAACAAGATGAAAGGGATGAAGGATCTTCAACTTGATGAGAAACAGCTTGCTCGTGTTGAAGCCATCATCAAGTCCATGACCAAGGAAGAGAAGAAAAACCCTTCCATTCTTAATGCCAATCGGCGACGCCGAATCGCTCAGGGAAGTGGGACCAGTGTCTCTGATGTGAACCGCTTGCTAAAGCAGTTTGAGGATATGAAAAAGATGATGAAACAGATGAGTAATATGACGAAGGGGAAAAAGAAAAAATCAGGCTTTAAATTTCCTTTCTTCTCTTAA
- a CDS encoding YlqD family protein, with protein MKIRRPIIVKTILTEKSKSDLLHKMDDELRQLQIEMEQLQFERRKLLAMAEKKGQDAIQYVQEKMDREMAKRETAQEEQTMRRQALLELPIDSEIVIDHTETEVEVRIGHRWSQLITPIEIIIRDDIVVDIRGE; from the coding sequence TTGAAAATCAGACGTCCAATCATCGTAAAAACAATTTTAACAGAAAAGAGCAAGTCTGATTTGCTTCACAAAATGGATGATGAACTGCGCCAGCTCCAAATTGAGATGGAGCAGCTTCAGTTTGAACGCCGTAAGCTTTTGGCGATGGCAGAAAAAAAGGGACAGGATGCTATCCAATATGTGCAAGAAAAAATGGATCGTGAGATGGCAAAACGAGAGACAGCTCAAGAAGAGCAAACAATGCGCCGACAAGCTCTGCTTGAATTGCCCATCGATAGTGAAATTGTAATTGACCATACAGAGACTGAGGTGGAGGTCCGTATTGGTCATCGTTGGTCACAATTGATCACGCCCATCGAAATCATCATTCGGGATGATATTGTGGTGGATATTAGGGGGGAATAG
- the trmD gene encoding tRNA (guanosine(37)-N1)-methyltransferase TrmD — protein MRIDILTLFPEMFEGVLHASMLGRAEEKGLVQYHLTNFRKYATDKHAQVDDYPYGGGEGMVLKPDPMFAAMDDITRSSEEVLPASSRRRVLLLCPQGEPYHQSKAVELARDTDHLILICGHYEGYDERIRTLVTDEVSIGDYILTGGELGAMVVIDSVVRLLPGVLGNEDSPIHDSFSNGLLEHPQYTRPAMFRGLTVPDVLLSGNHELIRRWRLKESLRRTYLRRPDLLEGKQLTKELEALLDEVIGEENAGDSR, from the coding sequence TTGCGTATCGATATATTAACCCTATTTCCCGAAATGTTCGAAGGGGTCCTTCACGCTAGTATGCTAGGTCGAGCGGAGGAAAAGGGGCTCGTTCAGTACCATCTTACCAATTTTCGCAAGTATGCCACAGATAAGCATGCACAAGTGGATGACTACCCCTATGGTGGCGGAGAAGGGATGGTATTGAAACCGGATCCAATGTTTGCTGCCATGGACGATATTACTAGGAGTAGTGAAGAAGTTCTGCCAGCCTCTTCACGGCGTAGAGTTCTATTACTATGTCCCCAAGGAGAACCCTATCATCAAAGCAAGGCTGTAGAACTAGCCCGCGATACAGATCATCTAATCTTGATCTGTGGTCATTACGAAGGATATGATGAACGCATTCGTACTCTGGTCACCGATGAAGTCTCCATTGGCGATTATATCCTAACCGGTGGTGAGCTAGGTGCCATGGTGGTGATCGATAGTGTCGTCCGCCTCTTACCTGGAGTCCTTGGGAATGAAGATTCACCCATCCATGATTCATTTAGTAACGGCTTATTGGAGCATCCTCAATATACGAGACCAGCTATGTTTCGTGGGCTTACTGTACCCGATGTATTACTCTCCGGTAATCATGAGTTAATTCGGCGCTGGCGTCTGAAGGAATCCCTCCGTCGTACTTATTTGCGACGTCCAGATCTTCTAGAAGGAAAGCAACTCACCAAAGAGCTGGAAGCTCTTCTTGATGAGGTAATTGGTGAAGAAAATGCTGGGGATTCTCGTTGA
- the ylxM gene encoding YlxM family DNA-binding protein gives MLEKTTYINELFAIYSDLLTEKQQSYLTYYYQDDLSLGEIAEISQVSRQAVYDQVKRAESALLEYETKLGFLEEMQKRQAIFEQLEAYVNKNYPTDKMLHQFLEQLIRLEESD, from the coding sequence ATGCTGGAGAAGACCACATATATTAATGAGCTTTTTGCAATCTACTCCGATCTGTTAACAGAGAAACAACAGAGCTACCTCACCTACTATTATCAGGATGATCTGAGCTTAGGTGAAATCGCCGAGATTTCTCAAGTGAGTCGGCAGGCTGTCTATGACCAGGTTAAGCGGGCAGAGTCGGCATTACTAGAGTATGAAACGAAATTAGGATTTTTGGAAGAGATGCAAAAACGCCAGGCTATTTTCGAGCAGCTCGAAGCCTATGTGAATAAAAATTATCCTACTGATAAAATGTTGCATCAATTTCTAGAGCAACTTATCCGATTAGAAGAATCCGATTAG
- the ftsY gene encoding signal recognition particle-docking protein FtsY: MGFFSKIKESIAKSTESVTNKFKDGLSKTRESFVGKVEELISRTKKIDEEFFDELEEVLITADMGVTTVMELVDDLRAEVKAKKIEDAAQLRPLLSEKIIQLLKVEEENEGLHFNPDGLTVIMFVGVNGVGKTTTIGKVAHMLKQDGKKVLLAAGDTFRAAAIEQLEVWGERAGVEVIKHQSGSDPAAVVYDAIQAAQARGVDVLLCDTAGRLQNKVNLMNELNKVYRVIDREIPGAPHEVLLVLDATTGQNALQQAKAFQEVAHISGIVLTKLDGTAKGGIVVAIRNEMHVPVKYVGLGEKMDDLQPFDSAQFVNALFSDLINKEAHEEKENTELV; the protein is encoded by the coding sequence ATGGGTTTCTTCTCGAAGATTAAGGAATCGATTGCTAAAAGTACAGAAAGTGTGACAAATAAGTTTAAAGATGGCTTAAGTAAGACGAGGGAGTCATTCGTCGGCAAAGTGGAGGAATTGATCAGCCGAACGAAAAAGATTGACGAGGAATTTTTTGACGAATTAGAAGAGGTGTTGATCACCGCAGATATGGGTGTAACTACCGTCATGGAATTAGTGGATGACCTGCGAGCAGAAGTGAAAGCAAAAAAAATTGAAGATGCAGCTCAATTACGTCCTCTCCTGTCAGAGAAGATTATTCAACTTCTCAAGGTGGAGGAAGAGAATGAGGGGCTTCACTTCAATCCCGATGGATTGACAGTGATCATGTTCGTTGGGGTGAATGGAGTAGGTAAGACAACCACCATAGGGAAAGTCGCTCACATGCTGAAGCAGGATGGCAAGAAGGTACTACTGGCTGCTGGCGATACCTTCCGTGCAGCAGCCATTGAGCAGCTGGAGGTTTGGGGTGAGCGAGCTGGTGTCGAAGTGATTAAGCATCAGTCAGGCTCTGATCCTGCTGCCGTTGTCTATGATGCGATCCAGGCTGCTCAAGCACGGGGTGTGGATGTTCTACTCTGTGATACAGCTGGCCGCTTACAAAATAAGGTCAATCTGATGAATGAATTGAACAAAGTGTATCGCGTCATCGATCGGGAGATCCCCGGAGCCCCTCACGAGGTATTGCTCGTACTGGATGCTACTACTGGCCAGAATGCTCTGCAACAAGCGAAGGCGTTCCAGGAGGTTGCCCATATTTCTGGTATTGTCTTGACTAAGCTAGATGGAACAGCCAAGGGTGGGATCGTTGTGGCCATTCGTAATGAGATGCATGTGCCTGTAAAGTATGTCGGGCTTGGCGAGAAGATGGACGACTTACAGCCCTTTGATTCAGCCCAATTCGTCAACGCTCTCTTTAGCGATTTGATCAATAAAGAAGCACATGAAGAAAAAGAAAATACTGAGCTTGTTTGA
- a CDS encoding YraN family protein, which produces MRKRADIVGRWGEEKATLYLMEQGYQILCQNYWTKHGEIDIIAQHGNTIIFVEVKTRRSLAYGSGIEAITRKKLQRIRKAATHYLTSSATFYNDIRLDMIDIFISKEGTRSTYRVKHIQHIDS; this is translated from the coding sequence GTGAGAAAGCGGGCTGATATAGTAGGACGATGGGGAGAAGAGAAGGCAACACTGTATCTGATGGAGCAGGGATACCAAATTTTATGCCAAAATTATTGGACGAAACACGGGGAGATTGACATCATTGCACAGCATGGAAATACCATCATCTTTGTGGAAGTGAAGACAAGAAGAAGTTTGGCATATGGAAGTGGTATCGAGGCAATAACAAGGAAAAAGCTTCAACGAATTCGCAAGGCTGCTACTCACTATTTAACAAGCTCAGCTACTTTCTATAATGATATTCGTTTAGATATGATTGATATATTCATTTCAAAAGAGGGCACTCGTTCAACATATCGAGTCAAACATATTCAGCACATTGATAGTTAA
- the rpsP gene encoding 30S ribosomal protein S16: protein MAVKIRLKRMGAKRKPFYRVVVADSRSPRDGRFIEEIGTYNPVASPAEIKLDEEKALSWLQKGAQPTDTVRNIFSQQGIMKQYHDAKRAK, encoded by the coding sequence ATGGCAGTGAAGATTCGTCTCAAACGGATGGGTGCAAAGCGTAAACCATTTTATCGTGTCGTGGTTGCTGACTCTCGTTCACCACGGGATGGCCGCTTCATCGAAGAGATTGGTACCTATAATCCAGTAGCTTCTCCAGCAGAAATTAAATTGGATGAAGAAAAAGCTCTTTCCTGGTTACAAAAGGGTGCTCAACCTACCGATACGGTTCGCAATATTTTTAGCCAACAAGGTATTATGAAACAATATCATGATGCAAAGCGTGCCAAATAA
- a CDS encoding KH domain-containing protein, with protein sequence MKELLEVLAKSLVDHPDEVHVNQVVGERSVVLELSVHPDDVGKVIGKQGRIANAIRTVVNAAAVKEHKRVNVEILS encoded by the coding sequence ATGAAGGAATTGTTAGAGGTGCTGGCAAAATCATTGGTCGACCATCCTGATGAAGTCCATGTTAATCAAGTGGTTGGTGAACGATCTGTGGTTTTAGAGCTGAGTGTCCATCCTGATGATGTTGGGAAAGTGATCGGGAAGCAAGGTCGAATTGCCAATGCAATAAGAACCGTTGTCAATGCTGCTGCTGTAAAAGAGCATAAGCGTGTCAATGTAGAAATACTTAGCTAA
- the ylqF gene encoding ribosome biogenesis GTPase YlqF, which yields MVIQWFPGHMAKAKREVETQLKRVDVVLELRDARIPYSSANPMLDRLIGEKPRLILLNKADLADPSILAEWQAWYHAQGIETILLDVKQGKGLQQIERQAFQLVSARLEKQRAKGMNPRPVRAMILGIPNVGKSSLINRWSKRNIAKTGDRPAVTKGQQWVKVSPQLELLDTPGILWPKFEDQKAGYRLAICASIKDEILNVLEVASFAIAYMRNHYTDRLEQRYGITSWEEEPWRAIEQIGKVRGCMMSGGRVDLEKAAQIFLRDLRQGQLGPCCFERPEDVQEVEE from the coding sequence GTGGTAATTCAATGGTTTCCAGGTCATATGGCCAAAGCAAAACGTGAGGTGGAAACACAATTAAAGCGAGTAGATGTGGTATTGGAACTGCGGGATGCTCGTATTCCTTATTCCAGTGCCAATCCAATGTTAGATCGGTTAATTGGCGAGAAGCCACGCCTTATTCTATTAAACAAAGCAGATTTAGCTGATCCAAGCATTCTTGCAGAATGGCAAGCTTGGTACCATGCACAGGGGATCGAGACCATTCTACTTGACGTGAAACAAGGGAAGGGCTTACAGCAGATCGAACGTCAAGCCTTTCAATTGGTCTCTGCCCGTCTTGAAAAGCAACGGGCGAAAGGAATGAATCCACGTCCTGTTCGTGCCATGATTTTGGGCATTCCCAATGTGGGAAAATCCTCCTTAATCAATCGTTGGTCCAAGCGGAATATTGCGAAAACAGGGGATCGGCCAGCGGTTACGAAAGGACAACAGTGGGTCAAGGTGAGTCCACAATTGGAGCTGTTGGATACACCAGGTATACTCTGGCCGAAATTTGAAGATCAAAAGGCAGGTTATCGCTTAGCTATCTGCGCATCGATTAAGGATGAGATTCTCAATGTGTTAGAGGTTGCTTCCTTCGCAATTGCCTACATGCGCAATCATTATACAGATCGGCTAGAGCAGCGCTATGGCATTACATCGTGGGAAGAGGAACCCTGGCGTGCTATTGAACAGATCGGTAAGGTACGTGGTTGCATGATGTCAGGCGGTCGAGTGGATCTAGAAAAGGCAGCCCAAATATTTTTGCGTGATCTTCGCCAGGGACAACTAGGTCCTTGCTGCTTTGAAAGACCTGAAGATGTCCAAGAAGTCGAGGAATGA
- the rimM gene encoding ribosome maturation factor RimM (Essential for efficient processing of 16S rRNA) — translation MKEKKHETAELLRVGTIVNTHGIRGEVRVLSITDFPEERYGAGNLLYLTHPQTKQELELTVESQRTHKQFQLLKFHGLDRIEDVEGFKGCPLYAKELLHNALEDGEFYFSDIIGCRVELEDGTIIGTVKSILQPGANDVWVVEEVGSRREILIPYIDPVVKQVNVEEKRILIVPMEGLL, via the coding sequence ATGAAAGAGAAGAAGCATGAGACCGCTGAGCTATTGCGTGTAGGAACCATTGTGAATACCCATGGAATCCGTGGGGAGGTTCGCGTACTTTCCATCACTGACTTTCCTGAGGAACGCTATGGTGCAGGGAATCTTTTGTACCTAACGCATCCTCAAACAAAGCAAGAGTTAGAGCTTACTGTGGAAAGTCAACGTACACACAAGCAATTTCAACTTCTTAAGTTCCACGGCTTAGACCGGATCGAAGACGTGGAAGGATTTAAGGGCTGTCCGCTCTATGCAAAAGAGCTCCTTCATAATGCCCTAGAGGATGGAGAGTTTTACTTTTCGGATATTATTGGCTGTCGTGTTGAGCTTGAGGATGGGACAATAATCGGCACAGTCAAATCCATCTTGCAGCCAGGTGCTAATGATGTATGGGTGGTGGAAGAGGTGGGAAGCCGCCGTGAAATTTTGATCCCCTATATCGATCCTGTTGTTAAACAGGTGAATGTAGAAGAGAAACGGATTCTCATTGTTCCCATGGAGGGTTTGTTATAA
- a CDS encoding ribonuclease HII: protein MKIAEATISEVKELLDSYKELPSSLYQELQQDQRKGVQSILKRWIKEREQEQHEHERIYKMWEIEREQWQQGFQIIGGIDEAGRGPWAGPVVAACVVVDHPFYIAGLNDSKQVTAEHRAAIRQEIEKEAVAIGIGIVDHQLIDQINILQATYEAMRRAYSQVQEQVELCLVDALKIPGVKVPQLSLVKGDARSQSIAAASIIAKTTRDHLMIQYAEEFPQYGFERHKGYGTKEHWEAIQQYGPSPIHRLSFQPLRDWLQEHGMKE, encoded by the coding sequence ATGAAAATTGCAGAGGCAACCATATCAGAGGTTAAAGAGCTTTTAGATAGCTACAAAGAATTACCTTCTTCTCTTTACCAGGAGCTTCAGCAGGATCAAAGAAAAGGTGTTCAGTCCATCTTGAAGCGCTGGATCAAGGAACGAGAGCAGGAACAACATGAGCATGAGCGCATTTATAAGATGTGGGAGATCGAGCGAGAACAATGGCAACAAGGCTTTCAGATTATCGGAGGAATCGATGAAGCTGGTCGTGGACCGTGGGCTGGCCCTGTTGTAGCTGCGTGTGTTGTGGTTGATCATCCTTTCTATATCGCAGGACTGAATGACTCTAAGCAGGTAACAGCAGAGCATCGAGCAGCCATTCGTCAGGAGATTGAGAAGGAAGCAGTAGCGATCGGAATCGGCATCGTTGATCATCAGTTAATTGATCAGATCAATATTCTACAAGCAACCTATGAAGCAATGAGAAGAGCATACTCGCAAGTACAGGAGCAAGTGGAGCTCTGCCTCGTGGATGCCTTAAAGATTCCAGGGGTGAAGGTACCTCAGCTTTCACTTGTGAAGGGGGATGCCCGCTCACAAAGCATTGCTGCTGCTTCGATTATTGCCAAGACCACCCGTGATCACCTGATGATCCAATATGCTGAGGAATTTCCTCAATATGGGTTTGAACGACATAAGGGCTATGGGACGAAAGAGCATTGGGAAGCGATTCAACAATATGGTCCATCTCCGATTCATCGCTTAAGCTTTCAACCGTTACGAGATTGGTTACAGGAGCATGGTATGAAGGAGTGA